acaacagcagagagagcacagacttaattgcggatgccgctcaggtgcgtcctaCTCACCATGCAGCAGCACCCTGGACCACGCCCCGCCAAACAgacaggtaaaataaataattatgcaggtattttgcaaatatttattgttcattgTTTATAGACATAGTGCTTTttccaatttatttttttaaattcaggtcAAGGCGCTATGTTCCAAAACCCCAAAGTCGATAAGGATGACAACTCACAACAATTTTTGTTTGCTACGTGGATAAtttaagttcagctttttaattcatttaaaggAGAATTTCAACTCAGCgtgtttcctttttgttaacttttgtttaagagttcaaaattttctaaatgtgttttctctgtagcacttcatggatttcataagcaacacactatagttgtttatacaaagcataaaggtatacagtgttatcttcattatAGAtatcaaaaagtatttgcggctcccagtgttttcttttccgtGGAAACCAGATCCAAATGgttctttgggtgttaaaggttgctgacccctggccatcagcgtaactttgtgctgaacattgtgggggtcaagatctctgtctaaataaataaatctgggttaATTCACAGATGATTAAACGTgtaactattttgctggtaatacctgaaatgagtaaagaaattTTATATAACCCCTCCAATAATTTTATTGGaggggttatattggttgggtctgattattgggggggtcataacccccctaacccccctggaaattacgcccctgccCCTGGCCTACAACATAACACATTATAGACATGTATTTTTAAGAACTCTGAAAAATGTTCAACTTCATATAGAAAAAATTTGTATTACTGTTAAAAGATCTTTACCTGTCATGGTGATATCTCAGTGATGTCGTTTTAAATCAGGTGAAGTCAGGAATTACACTTCAAgggtccttttttgttttttttattgatgtGATCTCTTTAGATGTGCAGGGATTAACTAACAGTCTTAAAGTCAGCAGTCTGATAATGAGgaacacaaaaaagaagaaatccaGATTTAATTTTCACTTTCACTGCAGATTTTCTCATTGTAGTAACAATGAGAAATAGAACGACATGCTCACTGCAAATATATTCTCAGAATGAACAATGTATTTTTCCAATATGACAATCCATTTTATGACCTTCATTTAATGTAAATTCAAGATTTGCATTatcatttattgttttaataaacAGGATAAGAGATGAAAGGATGCCTGATTTGAATCAACCCCAGTGCCAAGTAATGACAAATATGAGGAACCGTACCATGGTacaactgaagaagaagaatataAGACATGAGAATGTGGAAGTAGGTAGAAATGTGAATGACACTAAGGCAATGTGCAAGTTTTGTACAAAGGAGATCTGAAACCATTCTAtgctatttttttgtgtgtttttgcaaacATGGAAGCTCATGAAAAAATGTGTGAAGGAAAGTAAACTGTTACAGATTCTATACACCACAGGCTCAGTTTAATGGACCAAAAAGTTTAATTTAGCCTGAGCAGAACAAGGAAGtgaccaaacaaacaaaaacaacatgaatAAGACACAGTCTGCAGTAATAACAAGGTGAAACATTCGTGCCAAACGAGTTACGTCTGCCCTCCaccttcagttcagttcagtttcatttatgcAGAACTGAATCCCAATAACATCTGACACAGGGGTGTTACATTGTAAAGTAATGAGCAAAAAAAGTTGCTAGATAAAAGTGGAGGTGACATCAGAGGACTTGAATGTGTACTAAATGAGTTGTCTAACACATCTCTGCTGTAACCAGGCATCAACTTTTTCAGCAGCTGCAAGGCTCGTCTCATAAACTTCTCTCCCACAAAAGCATATATGATGGGGTTCAGGCAGCAGTGAGTGTAAGCAAAGGCCTCGGTTACTGCTACTGACAGCCATATATTTTCCTCCCATGTTTCATCATTGAGGATTATTTCTCTTTCCTGAAGGAACTCCAGGAAAAGGGAAATGTTATATGGGGCCCAGAGCGAGAAAAATACAACCACTGTACAGATGATCAGCTTGACGATGCGGTGCTTCTTTGCAGTCCTCATGTTTACCAGCCTGGGGATGATCCTGGAGTAGCAACCTACCATCACCAGCAAGGGAATCACGAGACCCAGCACATTTATGGTGAACAGGTTGTAACGCTCCCAGACTTTGTTGTTCTCTTTgtttcaaacacaacacaaggcttgttttttcatgttttattgatgtGATCTCTTTAGATATGGAGGAATTAACTAACAGTCTTAAAGTCAGCAATCTGATAATGAGAAGTACAAAATAAGAAAAGCagatttcacttcctgtttgtcctTAAGTGAGATCATTACAAATACTTCAAAGAACAACACAGCATATGGTGGTACAAATTcacacatttacaaaatgactgCTGGTTTTTATATAAAGTACAAGAgactttattattatcattttcgCTGCTATTATTAtctgtttcttcctcttcttggtCTCACTGTCGTACAGCCCGGCTGCTCATCATAGATTCTACACTCACAGGACACTTTAGTAGAAATGTTCTCTATTCTGATGCTCACtgtgaacttcagcaggttgacTTGACCACGTCTGCATGTCTAAAtgctcattttcattttcattttctgaaaCACATACACCATCCCCTTTGGCACTGCACACCATCCTGTCTTCAACGTTCCTTAAGTCAGCTTTCTTTGACATTTTGATGCTCACCGTGAACTTCATTGGGTGAACTTCACCATGTCTGCATGTAGTGACACAATCTGTTCAGTTTTGCAACAGTTGTCACTCATGTCGTTTGAAACTTTTATTAacaaaatatgaatattttGTAAAATATGAAAATTCCAAGTATTTCAAttctacatgaaaaaaaaacattatttttggaTTACTGAACTGTTTCCAGATAATATTTAATGCTGTGGTGAAACCATTCCATTTTTCACCTAAAGGACTCGTCAcatctttattctttttttaaaaaaagattaatttaAGGAGATGAAGAGGCTTGTTACTGCTTATCCTGAAACGTACTTTCACCAGACAAAGGAGTTGTATTTTTCAGCAAAACTGGCCTTTTGTGTTAATATGAGTAAAGAAAAGAGacactgaaaaatgttttcagataaagagttgttttgtttgtttctttaaaaaaaaatacctgtTAAAAATCTATAATACTAATCTAGATTAACAACAATAATTAGAAAGCTTAACTTGACCAACTTTCCCTGAATATTCTAACTGTTGATGAAATCCACCTCCACTAATGTTCCTATATATGACATCATGCTGCTGTTTTACGATGGTGAGCAACTACCTCCATCTCAAAGAACTTTTggtcttctttgtttttatcactGTGTACAGAATTTGTCATTGCAATAACAATGAGAAACAAAAGAACATGCTCGCTGCAAATATTCTTCTCAAAAGCAATAATGTAATTCTCCAATATGACAATCCACTTTATGACCTTCATTTGACATAAGTTCAAGATCTGCAGTTTCATTTATTGTCTTAGCAAAGCAAATCGGGATAAGAGATGATTGGATGCCTGACTCCAATCAGCTCCACTggtaaaaaaatgacaaatgcaAGGAACCATAACATAATGCAACAAGCAAAAGAACTATATAAGGCTAAACATCAGAAAATAATGTGGAAGTAGAGAGAATTACAATTCACACATGCAGCTATTTCAGATCTTCTTTTGTGCAAAGAAAATCTAAAACTGTTGTATGCTATTTTTGGTGCATTTCTGCGAAATTGCAAActcattaaaaatgcatgaagAACAAAGCATACTGTTACAAGTTGCTATAAACAGCAGGTTCAGTTTAATGGACCAGCTAATGTGAGTCAGCCTGAGCAAAACAAGGAAGTGCATCACATAGTGAGATACTTGAGATTCTATAAAGCAGTTAGCAGTGCTAACATGTTAATTTTATAAGTAGGCAGCATTTACTTCTACACTCTTATGGTCAGAATCAAATATAAACCAATGTAAATGCAAAGGGTCCAAAAGTGTACAGACACATTTTGAAGGTGACACACAGGTGAAGAACACTGTGGTATTTGTCAAATAGAAGTGACCAAATGAACAAAAGTAACATGAACAAGGCACGGTCTGCAGTAATAACAGGGTGAAACATTCAGGTCAAAATACTTACAACTGCACTCCACCTTCTACAGTTTAAAGGAGGAGGTGATTTCAGAGCCCCTGGACATAACTGAGCTTCTCCTGAAtgagctgtctgtcagatcTCTGCTGTAACCAGGCATCAACTTTTTCAGCAGCTGCAAGGCTCGTCTCATAAACTTCTCTCCCACAAAAGCATATATGATGGGATTCAGGCAGCAGTGAGTGTAAGCAAAAGCCTCAGTCACTGTTATAGACAGCTTTACATTTTTGTACCAGGTTTCATCATTGAGGATTATTTCTCTTTCCTGTAGAAACTCCAGGAAAAGGGAAATGTTATACGGGGCCCAGAGTAAGAAAAATACAACCACTATACAGATGATCAGCTTGACAATCCGGTGCTTCTTCGCGGTCCTCATGTTTACCAGCCTGGGGATGATCCTGGAGTAGCAACCTACCATCACCAGCAAGGGAATCACAAGACCCAGCACATTTGTGGTGAACAGGTTGTAACGCTCCCAGACTTTGTTCTCTTCAGGATAATCACATCTAAACTTCTGGGAGTCTTCTGTTTGCTGCATGAAGATAAAATCcggcagagagacaaacaagcTCAGCATCCAAACGAGCACGGTCAGAATGATGGCTGCCCTCTTTGTGCGATAACGTGCAACCCTATGAGCGTGCACGATGATCATGTAGCGGTCCAGCGTCATGACAACCATGAAGAAGATGCTGCTGAAGAAGCCAATGTGGTGAGAACCGGATATCAAACGGCACATGAAGTCTCCAAAAGTCCACTGGCCGACCCTGGCATTGTGAGAGAAGAAAGGCAGCATGAAGACGAACAGGAGGTCAGAGAGAGCCAGGTTGAAGAGGCAGATGTCTGTCAGGTTGCTCTGGTTGCGGTGCTTCACCAGTACACTCACCACTAGTCCATTACCTTTGGGAGAAAAGACATAATAAGTGTACCTGTCACACTGTTACAtattctttctgtctctttctctctgtcagtctcatgttgttgttttgcacATAAACACACCTGGATACAGAGTTTAGGCCTAAAACGTGCTTTCTGTTCCCATAAGGGACAACAGGTCCCTGCAATGTGTAAATACAGTCCAATCCCCACAATATAGACACAAGAAGACACACCTACCTATGAAGCCCAGGATGAAAACCAAACTGTAGAGAATAGCAAGAAACACTTGGCTGAATTCCTGTACATCGGTGGAGTTGGTTGGAGCATAGTCTCCATAATCAAATTCACTGTAATTGCCGTAATTGTCTTCTGTGTCATTATATTCAGCTGAGACAGAAAGAATGATGTCATTAGTACTAGTAGTAGTATCAGTAATAGTCTTTCAACTCTGTTTGCAAATATTAAGATGCGTAGTCAAAAACGTATGCAACTTGATCAAAtgtaaaatttaattatattatCTGGATAAAGAagtaagtcttttttttaagcacattttCATGTAAATTTGTTACATGAGTGTAATGTACATGTTAACTTTAATCAGCTGTAGTCAAATAAAATTGACTTGGTTGTaatgcatttacatttatatgaagtatattttatattaactGTTACATTTAACTAATAATTATTGCTTTAGGTTTACAATGACCAAAactctttgtcttttcttttttcatatacatatatatattttctttttatttcttttttttcttttgtcctagCATATAGATACTCCTGAGGGAGGTGAATAGAAAATTGAatggtttttttaaatgtaataatttaggTAATGCTGCTTCATCCGTTTTCAttgtgacagaagaagaacgTGCTAGTTaaagtagtagcagtagtattCTTGCCGACATGTTGCTGTTTGAAAAGGGAAATTTCCTTAACCATGAGCACCACAAATGCTACTCCATTCAGCTCTGCTGCATTGGCCTTTTGGCCCCCAGCCAGTTGATAATTGATTGCCACCTTTTGGTTGTCACAGGTACTCCCTCCTTAGGAAAGTTCTCACCAGTTCATATCAATCCATAATGTGACGCAGCTTTATTAAAGTAGGACTTAAGTCTCCTTAATAATGGCTATGATTTAAACCTGTAACTATTCTGAAGAAAGGTCATAAACGGCTTTAAACCCATTAACCCAGCGCCAGCTTGTACAATCATAAACCTGCTAATTTCAGCTGGCGTAATAAACGTTACTATTTCATTTGGCCTGTTTGTTAATGATTACTTTCCACACTGGCATGTTTTGGTCATAGTGATATTATTTAACATAACTATCATTGTACAACTCTATTATCATATTGTCTACCTTACATGTTTGTGGGTGAGAAGATTATAGATTAGAGTAGATATAAAGGTCAACCACAAGACATTGTGGCAATGCATATCTTTTGAATAATTTCACAAATGATGTTCAAACACAgcagactaaaataaaaactaaaaagtaGAGACTAAATTTAGAAATAGCAATCATGAAGAAATTGTGATATAATTTCAATTATAGCATCTGGTTTTGAATCCCTGCGGCAACTCGTGCAGCTGTGAAGATTACacattattaaaaatatattttcaagaaCTCTGAAAGATATTACACTTTAAATATACAAAATTCTGCATTACTATTAAAATGTATTCACCTGACATGGTGATATCTCAGTGATGTCTCTTCCGAATACGTCAAGCCAGGAACtcttttttttgatttttttattgatgTGATCCCTTTAGATGTTCAGAGATAAACTAACTGTCTTAAAGTCAGCAGTCTTATAATGAGGAGCACAGTAGAAAAGCACATTTCACTTCCTGTACGTCCTCAAGTGAGATCTTTATCAGGAGTCTGCTTAAAATCTAGGCAGCTAGATAATACTTCAAAGTGCAACAGCATTTGGTGACCCAAATTCACACCTTCACAAAATGACTGCTAGTTTTTAGCGTGTCAcagtgcttattattattatcatttctttctttatttgttccttcttcttcttgatcCCATTGTTTTACATTATCGCTGTATATCTCAGGACACTTTAATAAGGACACCTTGCAATCACTGGACAGAGTTTTGCTTTCAGAACTACCTCAATACaacatggcatagattcaacaagctGCTGTCTTGGTTCATATTGATGATGATAGCTTGTCTCTGACATCAAAAGCACATttttcacccagagagctgccacTCAAGTGTTTTGTTTCTTCTGTAAACCTCACTGATGGCAGATATAGATAACAACAgagataaagataaaaatagagaTACAGTTTGTGATAGAGATGTAGATAAGATAGGGACAAAGATAGAGTTAGTGATAGCAAAGGAGATAAAGACTTAGTGATAGAGATATAAGCTGCAAGTTTGACACTGAGGCTTTTGGCGATGGGGGGGGGCTCTACCTTGCAGCATTTGGGTGGTTGTGTCACATCTGCCCAGAGGTGggaaagtacagacattctcTACTTaggtagaagtacagatactagtGTTGAAAATTACTCCAGTAGACGCTGAAGTAGTGAAAAAGTACAGTCACTGAAatgaagaaagtaaaaagttgcTCTCCGGATGCTGTTTCTACCAGCTGTTTTTGTGCAATGCTACCTGAACCTTGTTCTATGataaagtaataataaaataatattgagATTACAAACTTTACTTctgtttaaaatttaattttaatgaatgcactcAGTTTGAATCAGAAAAtgagcaaagaaaaagaagaaaattaaaaagaatttCTGTTGTTGTAGAGGGGGACCTTGCAGTATCTTTAATGTAATCCTTAAATTTCTAGTTCACAAACAAGACTGAGCAGTCCCTACCTTTAAATATAACCtatcttcttcctctcctgtcctgtctttttTGTAATCTTTCTTCATCAGTTAGTGACGTTAggtgtctttcttttctctccctgtgaaatacagcagctggaccttaggctagcaacacactgtgagataaactgcagacacaaacagtttgtgtgtttggtgatgtttgttgagctgatgaaagtgctgcatttgaaattaactgttatttaaaaaaaacattatccCCTTTATGCTCGCTCCTCTTTTGCAGCGCTAGCTAGATGACGAAGCACAGCAACCGCAACTTATGGACACTTGGACACTCGTTCTGATGTTGCCCCGCAAGTTTTACAAGTTTTAATTGCaccttagttttcacacagTCATACTCACCCTGTGCACTTTATACACTCACCAACACGCCCACATAGCGCTTTCAACACTGCGCGCGGGCGGGGGTCTTCCATGTTTCACAAACTCTGCCTCGGACTGtccttttattatgttttttccctttctttttctgtcagcTTAGATATTTTCATACTATAATATATTACACACATTGTTATAACTAAAATAACCTGAATACCTGAAATAACACTAAAAAGCGattaaataaacagataaaagaaaTACGTGAACAAGAGAGAATTTATAGAGCTGATCTTGGAAATTGGTGTGAATTTTTGCATTGATGGACTTTTCTTAGCTTCATCTGTACTGGTGTTCCACACACTAACTTATTACATCATTAAAATGCTCATTATTATCATATTCACATTGTTGATCATGTTTATTATTTTCAGGGTCTATATCATTTTCCAAGACCCATGGTCTGTGATTAGTATACTAAAAGGGTTTTAGTCCCAAATCTGTATATACAATGATTATTCATAGGGAAGGTTGGTTCTCACTTTACTAAGAAAAGTGATTATTGTCATATTTTGTCATGTTATATGATTCTTATGTATAGTTGGTTGTTAAGAATTCCTAATGGAGAATTATAATTTTCATTTAACTTGTCATAGTTTGTAGCATTTCTAATATTTATCCAGATCTGAAACTAATTTAATGACCACAACTTTTCGTTCTTCTTGGCTTCCTTTGAGTTTGATGTAGACCTTGCAGTTTGCAGTTCATGTTGATTGAATCGTTTTTAGTCTTCTTAGTATTCCTGCTTGTTGTGCCATTCATACGGGTATACTGCTCTAGATCTGCCACTTGGGAACCAAATAGGGCTATTTTCTTTATACTtttcttcatttagtttttGCAGTTCTTTAATCTGTTCCATCATATCCAATAGCAACTTCTGTTGTTTAGAGGTATTACAAAGCTCTCCTGACATCTAAGGAGGTAGACCAAGTCATctgctgattggaaggttggtggttcaatccttgGCAGTGTGCATGCCAGATATCCTTGGACAAGATATTAATCCCAAATTACTCTAacatgcatccatcagagtgtgaatgtgtgtaaatgttaggTAGAAAGCACTTACACAGCATggaagaaagtgcttgtgtaaatggatgaatgtggcatgttgtattaAGCACTTTGAGTGTTCTGGGAAAGTAGAAAAGCACTGTGTAAGAATCAGTCTATTTACCATTTAGTAGGCACTTTTACCATCCACGGCCATGGTCAGTATCTTTTATGCAAAACCTGGCTATGGTACTACTGAAGTTTCATTCTGTTCCGCCTGCAGGCTAATAAGGAAGCCTGGTCTTGGGCTATTGGAGCCTGGTCATGGCCTGGTGGCAGGCCTGGTAGCTGGTGGAGAATCCTGGGCCTGGTGATGCTGGAGAATCATGGGCCTGGGCCTAGTGGTGCTGGAGAATTCTGGGCCTGTTGGCTGCTGGTGAATCTTAAATAACCTGTCTTGACTTACCGAATTGGCTAACCAGTTCATTTGAATTCTTTCAGAGGTTGTCTGAGTCATGCCATGAACAGTAATACGCTGAAGAATGTTTTCcgttcatttcagttttaatgCCGCCTTCAGAGATGAgcaccaaaaacaaaatgatttcTGCCCAGTTTCAGTATCATTTAAACTGAACTGGTAAACACAGAAACGGTACAGTTTAATGCACTTTTAGCAAATATAATTAACTGAATAAATCAACAGGGTAACTGAAGAAAGAAATCAAACCTTAAATTGGTGTGTGTTTGAATTCAACTTAAAAGGCTTTTATTTCCCCTTCTAGAAATTGTAATGCCTAAAAATGTCTGAGCAATACATGGTACAATCTATGTATGTGCTCTTTTGAGCTTTCACCTTTGTACTCTAATGCCCACCTAATTTCTTGACAGCTCTAATCTGACTCTGCTTCCACAATATTGAGGATAATCCTTACTGTCTCCGCTTCCTGAAACATGATTATAGGTTGAAAATATGCCAAAGTTATTCCTGCTGTCCACTACAAAGGGCAACGAATATAATTTTGGTTTTGGAAAGGGGTAAAATTATTATTTCTCAAGTGCTGCTAAAAGGA
The genomic region above belongs to Oreochromis niloticus isolate F11D_XX linkage group LG11, O_niloticus_UMD_NMBU, whole genome shotgun sequence and contains:
- the LOC112848193 gene encoding C-C chemokine receptor type 1-like; translation: MSAEYNDTEDNYGNYSEFDYGDYAPTNSTDVQEFSQVFLAILYSLVFILGFIGNGLVVSVLVKHRNQSNLTDICLFNLALSDLLFVFMLPFFSHNARVGQWTFGDFMCRLISGSHHIGFFSSIFFMVVMTLDRYMIIVHAHRVARYRTKRAAIILTVLVWMLSLFVSLPDFIFMQQTEDSQKFRCDYPEENKVWERYNLFTTNVLGLVIPLLVMVGCYSRIIPRLVNMRTAKKHRIVKLIICIVVVFFLLWAPYNISLFLEFLQEREIILNDETWYKNVKLSITVTEAFAYTHCCLNPIIYAFVGEKFMRRALQLLKKLMPGYSRDLTDSSFRRSSVMSRGSEITSSFKL